CATTCCCTTGTTCTTTCCTATATACTTCTGCTTTGGGTCTAATTACATTATTTATAACTTCACTAGATAATAGTCCAAGACATTTTACGGCAGCAAGTTGTACAGACTCgtctttttctttgtcCATCCATGTCCTGGCGAGGGTATTGACAATCCTAGGCCCCAAAGTTTTGTACTTAGCGGCGAAATTGTCGTACACATATTTGATAACATCTGATGCTATTAATCTTACTTTATCATCCACGGACTTCCCGACTACGCATGTAAGCAGCGACGGAAGTATCTGGTGAAGATACGggtcaataaaaataaaatgattctttaaaatactaTTGTACATCATCACGACGACAATCAATTTAtcagaattttttagattttgaACTATTTGTTGATTAAAATGATGAATAAAATAAGGAACAAGTTGTTGAATTCCACTTTCATTTTTAAGACATTCTATCGCGATATCTTCGTCTGTTTCCATTGTCTGGATAATTTTCTCAAAATACATGCTCAATTCTTTAGTCAACATGTGCTTATTATGAGATTTAAGCTCTGCTTCTTCTTGGTATGTAAGAAGCGTATCCTTCTTTTGATCtgttttttgtattattatTGGATTTTGCGCAGTCTGTGGTTGAACTCCTTCTATCGCAAGCCAATGTGACTGGATTGAAGTATTTAGCGGGATTTTAGGCAAAGGCCGCTCCAAAAATTCTTCGAGATCAATTTCTTCGTCCGGGACATAGAAAATACCAGACGGAAGGCCTTTAAAGACAAGATTGTCTTGTGGATCATATCCGAAAAGTGGGTCTACATTCCTACTTATAAGTCCATAATTAATGTCATCAATACTCAATTTAGTTCTTTTACTGGCTAACATGAATTTACTGCCTTCTTGACAAATCTCTTTGATTCGATATTCTAAATCCTGAGACAAGATTCTCAGAGCATCGTCGTCAATATTTGAGATACCAACAGACTGAGCGTAAGATTTCAAAGTTTCCATGGAAAACAACATGAgggtataaaaaaagaacttAACATAATTAGGAAACTTACTCttagtttataaaaaaattttaacatgtttaaaaattaaattttttaacaaatactacgattttctaaaatttaaaatttttaaaaatttattcggGTAGTGGTAAAGGCCCAAGCCCAGAGGCAATTAGCcctttaaaatattcacGACTCATTAAATTTTCCACAAATTCATTCTTACTAAATATTTCAGACTCGCTTTCTAAATTCCCGATCCGTACAATTTGTCTAATAATCTTCAACGGCGCATTGGTTTTAAATGCGCTTATGTCGCAATGTGTAAGTGAAACATCGAACCCAAGATTCTTGAGGGCTGTCAGCatagatttaatttttatacaattagtttttaaattcttacAAATTGCTCCTATCTCGTAGTACCACATGCTTTGGATCTCTtgatctaaaaaattaaaaattccaATAAGTCTTTTATCGtccatatttattttattcagaagattttttacaaaatcttCTGAATGTAATTGTTTATTCCAAAATGGACCACAaatcttcattttcttgcaACAAACATCACAATTATTATCATCTGAAACTATAATATTAGTCATTAGATCTTTTAAATCGGTTATTAAGCCAGAATtattatcattaaaaaatttaaaatttaaattgaaaatatttttgt
The DNA window shown above is from Vairimorpha necatrix chromosome 7, complete sequence and carries:
- a CDS encoding transcription initiation factor TFIID subunit 6 (TAF6); translated protein: MLFSMETLKSYAQSVGISNIDDDALRILSQDLEYRIKEICQEGSKFMLASKRTKLSIDDINYGLISRNVDPLFGYDPQDNLVFKGLPSGIFYVPDEEIDLEEFLERPLPKIPLNTSIQSHWLAIEGVQPQTAQNPIIIQKTDQKKDTLLTYQEEAELKSHNKHMLTKELSMYFEKIIQTMETDEDIAIECLKNESGIQQLVPYFIHHFNQQIVQNLKNSDKLIVVVMMYNSILKNHFIFIDPYLHQILPSLLTCVVGKSVDDKVRLIASDVIKYVYDNFAAKYKTLGPRIVNTLARTWMDKEKDESVQLAAVKCLGLLSSEVINNVIRPKAEVYRKEQGNVSVLKELERLLK